The segment GCGGCCTTCAGGCGCGCCCTGGGCATACAGGGTGGTGGAGGGCAACGCGGCGAGTGCCGGGCGAAGAGGCCCAGCCGCGCGTACCGGGGGCTGCGCGAGTGCTTCCGCAACCATGGCAGCCCGATGGACTCGGTCTAGGCTTCTCGCTCCATGTCCTCGCGGATGAGCCGCTTCAGATAGCCCTGCTTGTTCTCCTGGGTGCCGAGGTGCTCGAGTATGTCGGCGTCGCCTGGGTAGAGCCTCAGCGTGATGGTCTTGGTCTTCTCGCGGGCGTACTTCGCGGCGGCGCGCTTCTGCGCTTCCGATACGGCCATTACTTGTCCTTCCGATTGCGGGTGACGATGTGCGCCACGATCCTCGCAGCGACGGCGCCAGCGATGATCGCGATCGCCATGAGCAGATAGTCGACGGCTCCCATGATGCTCTCCTTTCGTGCTAGGATGGAGGAGCAAGGGGCTTGCGCCCCTCGCTCCGCTTCAGTCCCGCTTGGCGTGCTTCCCACGGTTTGCCTTGCGGGACTTCCTTCTTTCGCATATCCGCTCCGCTAGGATGACCGCTAGGTTCGCGGCGAGCGAAACAAGGAAGCTCATCAGGATCTCCATTCCTCTCCTTTCTCTCTTCCTGATGAGGTTATTATACAGCAGCACATAGATAATGTATATAGCAGCACAGATATTTTTTTGAATCGCATCGAAAAAACCAGCCTGTGATGGCGGGTTCGTTTCGGGGGGTTCACAAGACCGTCTCGAAAGAGGCGGTCTTTTTCATGCCGTCGGAAAGCGGGATTCGATCGTCAGGAGGTGCCGATGACCAACGCCAAGCCATCGGGTATGAGCTTCCCCGAATGGGTGCGCCACCTCTTCGAGACGGAGGGGCGGGCCACGAGGTTCTACCTCTCCGCCGCGTGGCGCAAGAAGCGGACCGAGGTGCTCGCCCGCAACCACTACGAATGCCGGGATTGCAGGGCGAAATCCCCTGCGGCCTACACTCGCGCGGACACCGTCCATCACGACCGCTTCCTCGACAAGCGGCCCGACCTCTGCCTCGCCGACGAATGGACGGACGGCAGGGGCGTGACGCACGAGCAGCTGATTCCGCTCTGCCACGCGTGCCACGAGGCGAGGCACGGCAGGGTGCCCGGAGCCGTCCGGCAGCGCGAGGCGTTTACCAACGCCGAGCTCTGGTGATTTTCGTACTACGTATATAGATTTTCGTATCACCCCAGCTCATACCCCCACCCCCCAAACCCCACCTGGGGAAACGTCAGGGGAACCGACGCAGGGGCCCTGACTCAGACGCCTTTTGGCCTTTTTCGAAAGGAGGCAAACGCCGTGCCGCGAAGGAAAGAGCCCGCATCGATCGTCGAGAAGAAGGCCCGCTCGCATCTCGGGAAGGCCGAGATAGAGCGTCGCAAGCAGGCGGAGTCGCCGCCTCCTCTGAGGCAGATCGTCATACCCGACGACGTGGACACCGAGGAGCAGCGCCAGTGGTACCTGCTCCACGCCGATTGGATGGACAGGCTGGGCATATGGGGAACCATATACGCCCGACCGCTCGCCGACCTGGTGCACGTCATGGAGACGGAGAAGGAGGCCTCCGTAAGGACGAAGAAGGCCGTGAAGCGCGGAGACCTCGCCAACGCCGAGAGGTGGAGCCGCATCCAGGAGCGTGCCTTCAAGCAGGAGCGGGCGCTGCGCTCCGAACTGTGCCTCACGCCCGGGACGCTCGCCAAGATCCCGCCGAGAGCGAGGGAAGAGGCCGGTATCGATGTCGGCGACGTTTAGGCCGCGCGTCCGCAAGCGGATAGGCGTCCCCGAGATAACCGGTTGGCTCCGGGCGGTGGAGTCCGGGAGCTACGTCGCGTGCGAGGAGCAGAAGCTGCTCGCCGCGTTCGTCAGGCGCGTGTTCGCGTCCGAGAGGCTGTTCGTGAACAGGGAGCAGCTGGCGACCTACATGGGCTACCAGCGGTTCTTCCCCTTCGAGCTCGACGACTGGGAGAGGTTCCTGGTCGCCGTCTGGCTCTGCACCTACCGCGAGGACGGCAGGCCGAGGTTCAGGGAGCTGTTCTGCTACCTGGGGCGCGGCTCGGGCAAGAACGGGTTCATCACGTTCTGCTCCTTCTGCCTGACGAGCAAGGGCAACGGCATCGAGCGGTACAACGTGGACATATGCGCCACGACCGAGGCCCAGGCGATGACCTCGTTCAAGGAACTGAAGGAGGACGTGCTGGAAAAGCCGGGCAACCGCCTCTCCAAGGCCTACGCCTGGACGAACACGGTCATCCAGAACAAGGCCACGAAGTCGGAGGTCGCCTACTACACGAAGAACCCCGACAGCAAGGACGGCCTGCGTTCCGGATGCGTTGTGTTCGACGAGGTCCACGCCTACCCGGACCAGCGCAACATCGGCGTTTTCAAGACGGGCCTCGGCAAGAAGCCGCACCCCCGCATCCTCTACTGCACCACCGACGGGAACATCCGCGACGGCGTTATAGACGATCTCAAGAAGAGGGCGAGGGCGATCCTCAAAGGCGAGCAGCCCGACAACGGGATGCTGCCGTTCATGTGCTGCATCGACGCCGCCGACGACATAGCCGACGAGCGCAATTGGCACAAGGCGAACCCGCACCTCCGGTTCAACGCCGACCTCATGGACGAGATACGCGGCGAGTACGACGACTACAGGCTCAACCCGATCGCCAACCCGGACTTCATGACGAAGCGCATGAACTTCCCCGTGGGCCGCGTCGAGCTGGAAGTGGCGAGCTGGGAGGACATACTGGCAACCAACCGCGAGCTTCCCGAGATGTCGGGGATGCCCTGC is part of the Berryella intestinalis genome and harbors:
- a CDS encoding terminase TerL endonuclease subunit, with protein sequence MSATFRPRVRKRIGVPEITGWLRAVESGSYVACEEQKLLAAFVRRVFASERLFVNREQLATYMGYQRFFPFELDDWERFLVAVWLCTYREDGRPRFRELFCYLGRGSGKNGFITFCSFCLTSKGNGIERYNVDICATTEAQAMTSFKELKEDVLEKPGNRLSKAYAWTNTVIQNKATKSEVAYYTKNPDSKDGLRSGCVVFDEVHAYPDQRNIGVFKTGLGKKPHPRILYCTTDGNIRDGVIDDLKKRARAILKGEQPDNGMLPFMCCIDAADDIADERNWHKANPHLRFNADLMDEIRGEYDDYRLNPIANPDFMTKRMNFPVGRVELEVASWEDILATNRELPEMSGMPCVVGIDFARTTDFVSAVLLFRKDGTYYARHHSWFCSRSKHRGAIKAPLDDWAERGLVTIVDDVEINPDFVTRWVFQQSLEFNVQCVAIDDYRYTMFQRQLENVGFSAKEKTVYLVRPSDVMRIQPVINSAFVTRSIAWGDDPAMRWFTNNAKLEPAPNNNFKYGKIEPKGRKTDGFMAFVAAMAINDRIPDYAPIEWADVLTY
- a CDS encoding HNH endonuclease, coding for MPMTNAKPSGMSFPEWVRHLFETEGRATRFYLSAAWRKKRTEVLARNHYECRDCRAKSPAAYTRADTVHHDRFLDKRPDLCLADEWTDGRGVTHEQLIPLCHACHEARHGRVPGAVRQREAFTNAELW